The segment GCGCATTTCGGCCAGTTGCGCGATGTTCGCTCTGAGCCCCTCTTCGTTCTCGGCCGGGCCGTGCTGCAGCGCGAGCTTGCCGCCGATGAAGCCCATCTCTTTCGCGAGATCGGGGCGCGCCCCCGTGGCATAAAAAACGAGTTCGTCGCGCACCGGGCCGCCCAGCAACTGGTAGACGGGCTCGCCGCGCACCTTGCCGAGCAGGTCCCACAGCGCGAGATCCACGCCCGAGATGGTGTTCAGCACCACGCCCTTGCGGCCGTAATAAAGGGTCGCGTAGTACATCTGATCCCACATTTTTTCGATGTCGGTGACGCTCTGCCCTTCGAGAAACCGCGCGAGATGCTTTTCGACGATGAACGCACCGATCTCACCGCCCGTGGTGACGGCGAAGCCCACCGTGCCGTCGCTCGCCTCGATCTCGACCACGAGCGTGCCCAGCACGTTGATACCGAACGAACGGCGGCTTTGCCGGTACTCGGGGTAGCGCGCCATCGGCGTCGAGATATGGTCGTCGATCCAATGGCCGTCCGACTGGTCGTGGTAATCGGCGCCGCCCCCGCGGACGACGAATGCACGAACGGCTTTGATGGTAGGCATGGCCATGTTGTTGAGCTCCGCTGTTTTCCAGGTGAATGTCTTCGGAATCGATCCGTCCGGCGAGACGCTAGGTGCGCCGAACAGCCGTATCGGCAGCCACGTCGGCGCGCGTGCCCACGCGCGGCGCCACGACGGCAATCAGCAACGCCGCTGCGATACTGCCCAGAGAGAGCACGGCAAGACCGGTAGCAGGCGAATGCGTGGTCTTCTCGACGACGGCGCGCAGCGTCGGCGCAACGAAGCCGCCGAGGCTGCCCAGCGAATTGATCATCGCGATGCCGCCGGCCGCCGCCACGCCGGAGAGATGGCGCGTCGGGAACG is part of the Trinickia caryophylli genome and harbors:
- the rhmD gene encoding L-rhamnonate dehydratase encodes the protein MAMPTIKAVRAFVVRGGGADYHDQSDGHWIDDHISTPMARYPEYRQSRRSFGINVLGTLVVEIEASDGTVGFAVTTGGEIGAFIVEKHLARFLEGQSVTDIEKMWDQMYYATLYYGRKGVVLNTISGVDLALWDLLGKVRGEPVYQLLGGPVRDELVFYATGARPDLAKEMGFIGGKLALQHGPAENEEGLRANIAQLAEMRNRVGDDFWLMFDCWMSLDLRYATRLAHAAHEYGLKWIEECLPPDDYWGYAELRRNVPRGMMVSTGEHEATRWGFRMLLEMGCCDLIQPDVGWCGGITELIKISALADAHNALVVPHGSSVYSYHFVVTRHNSPFAEFLMMAPKADEVVPMFTPLLLDEPVPVNGRMKVPDRPGFGVRLNPECPLARPYTH